From Methanococcus voltae PS:
CCCTCTTTTTACTTGGAGTACAACTTAAATTTTGTTTTGTTTGTATATATTTATTTTAGGTTATTTTAGGTTATTTTATTCTATTTTCAATTTATTTACTTTAATTATTATTTTAATTTAGTTGTACTCTTCTTTTAGTCGGATATCTCCGATTTTTTACAATTTTGCCTCGCATGAGGTTTTGTACAATTTGTACAATTTGTTTGTTTTTTCATTTTGGACCTTTTCCTTATCTTATTTTTTATTCTTTTATTTTATTCTTTTATTTTATTCTTTTATTTTATTCTTTTATTTTATTTAATTTAGTTACTTAAGTTAATTAAGTTAATTAAGTTATTTACCTAAACTATTTATTCTTTACTTAATTTTACTTAATTCCAGGTATTTATTTTATTGTTAGATTTAATGATTGGTTTATTTGCATTAATTAATTGATACATATACATAAACCAAAACATTAAATTTAAAATATATCTTATTATTTAAAAAGTTAACGGTCAAAGGTAGTTTTGATACGATAAAAAACTGAAAATTAAAAACTAAAAACTAAAATAAAATAATATATAAATAAAAATAAAATAAAAAAGTACTAAATGTATTAAAGTAGTACGGCAATTCCAACTGCAAAAATACCTAATAATATGTAGTAAAATCCTTTTATATTTGCGTGTTTTGGATTAATTAGTAAAAGCATAGACGTAGCTATAAACACACCTGCTGAAAAAGATATCAAAGGCTTAACAGGTAATTCGGGTAATATCCAAAGCCCTGCAAAAGTTCCCAATACTGTTGAAAGAGAAACTAGGCTTCCAATCAATAATGTATACGGTCCGTAGTACTTCTTTAATGGTGAGAATAACGCAAAACCTGCAGGTAATTTGTGCAAAAGTATTGCAAGATATAAAGACATTCCCAAACTACCAATAAATGTTAAAGCAATTACTAAACCATCAATAAATGCGTGAATGAAGAATGAAATAGGGTAAATGTATTTAATTCTAACATCTACATTCTCGTATATTTTTTCAAGACTGGAAATATTTTTTTGAATTATTTCTTCAGGTAATTTAACGGTTGTTTTTAAAGCCAAATCTTCCTTATTTATTTTTGAATTTATTTCTTCACAATCTAAGCAAGTATTTGAACCAATGTTATCGATTGTATAGTTTTTACTGTCATTTTTACTGCTTTTCAGTTCTTTTTCGTCGTATGATTTATTTACACTATTATTGTAATTTTTATTACCTTTACGACCGATACTTTCATTATGGTTTATATCATAATCTATTATTTCAATAATTTTGTCTGAAACCTTATTTTTAAATTTCCCTAGTCCATTAACATTAGTATCTTTGGTATTTTTTAATTCTTTTCCAGGATTTTCAGCATTTTCAGCATTTTTATTGTTTAATCTATTTATAACGTGCAATTGATGATGTACCCCTAATTTTCTAAAATATTTTTCAAATAGTATTACAAGAGTTATACCCAGTAACACGTACAATGTAGAATATTTAGAATAACCTTCTGGTATCATAATAAATATGCTTGCCCCTAATAAAAATCCCCCTGCAAATAGCTCATAATTTTCAGATTCCTTTAAAAAGTTGGTATAATATGCCAAAAATCCTCCAAAAAGCATTATGAAAAATGCCATTATTGCAACATGTATTCCTTCATTGCTTATCAAATCTATCATTGTAAACACCCATAATATAATCTATATATTTCAAGTTTTTTAATGTTATTTAATCTTTTCTAATATGGTTATTAGATTATCTAATAGTAGGGTTATAAAATTATAAAAATTTTAAAATTTAAAAATTTTAAAAAATTACCCAATATCTGTAAAATGTGGTAAAAATCTAATAAAATATACAATAACGTTAAATGTTCTAATATTAATATTTAAGTATACTTAATATTATTAATTATACTTAAATAATTTTAATAAAAATAAAATATCCTGGTTTAAAGGATTAATACGTTTAAGGTGTACAAGTTTTCATATTGAATATAGTTTAAAATAAAATTAAAATCTGAATATTTAAGGATATATAATTAGTATATTAATTAAAAATATTAATTAATATGTATTTTATTTATTTTATTTATTTTATTTTCTTTTTTATCTTTTACAGTCTAGTATAATAGAAGTTATCTATCGTATAATTTATATCTATTTTAATTATATATACTTAGTCATCTTTTTTCATGTTAATAGTAATTGCATTTACGGGACATTTTCCTACGCATATTTTACAGTTATGGCAGTCTGAAATATCAAAAGCATAGAACTTGCCGTCTTTGTCTTTTTTCCATATTCGTGGCCCTTTAGGACAAGCATAATAGCACTTTTCGCAACCAGTACACTTTTCCTTATCAACAATTATTTCTACGGACATAATTATCACATTTATATCTTTTTAGGATTTTATTTTAGTTTTATACGTATGCCCACCATAGGTATCAACCATTTTAAATCTTAATAAGATATGCCCATAATATAACTTATCATTTTATTATATATTATTTATTGTATTTTATTAATTTATTAATTTATTAATTTATTACTTCAGTATATTCGTTGATATTATCTCAATAACAATAATTTAAATAATATAAAATAAAATTAAGAAAAGAAAAATAAAAAAGTAATAAGAAAAATAAAAATGTAATAATATAAAACACAAAAAAAGTAAGAAAAATAAATAATAAATTGGTGCAGTTATGGAAGAATATAATTACGAATATGATTATAAAAAGTATACTAAGAATAATAAAAATAAAAGTGGAAACAAGGAAAAAAACTACAAAAGATGTACGATGATATTGTACAATTCTTACGATAAATCAAAATGGCACGAAGCCCATAAAAGAGCAATAGCTAGGGCAGCACCAATTTGCACGGCTTTTGATTGGAATTTAGCGATATACGATTTTCCAGTGGATAAAATAGAAAATTTGGAAGGTTTAGAAAGCACCAATACTGAAAAAGATGTTATAAAATTGATTGAAACTACTATAGGCGGTTCTGGTAGTTATTTAAGAAATTTAATTGATAATAACCGATTCATTGTAACAAATAAGTATCAAGCACAATTTGGTACTCCAATAGCTACAACTTCAAAGCCAGACGCTAAAAAGTTAATAACTCCGAAACAAGTGCTTCAAGAATTGCAAAAAAAGCCTTGTGGAGTGTTTATCGGCTTAGGAAGGCATGGTTTACCTAAAGATGTAATGAAAATGGGTCATTATGAGTTAGATATTACTGAAAAAGGTTTATCTCTTGAAACTTGTACTGCGATAGCTTCAATACCTTCAGTACTAGGTACTATGGCAAAATACGAGTAAAAAATAATAAAATAAATAATAAAATAAATAATAAAATAAATAATAAAATAAATAATAAAATAAATAAAAAATTAAAAGGCGAAAAATTAAATATAACACAATAATTAAATATTTAATTAAATAATAATAGTTGGGATAGTTAAATATAATTAAATATAGTTAACTATTATAGTTAATTATTTAACGTTAATTGAAACAATCGGCTTTACGGCTTTAACTTTTTTATCAGATATTTTTTTATCTATCAATGCTAAATCGTTTAATTTACCTTCTATTTCAACAGATATTTCTTTTACAAGGTCAACCGGGTCAATTGATGAATAAACATACGGTTTTTTACCCAAGCCTTCCCTGTCCATTTTTTTCCTAAATACATGGTCTTCGTTGAACATCTCAAATATTGATTCCCTAACGGTTGAAGGATATATACCAGTTCCTTCTGCAATATCATCTACCGTACTTTCACCGTACATTCTTAAGTATACGTATATTTTAGCTTTGACCTCACTACCCATTAATTTGGATAGGTTCGCTATCAATTCTTTATTAACAGAACTCAAATCTTTGGTCAAATTTTCCCCTCCACTTAACGAAATAATGAATATTCATTATTTAATTGTAATAATCGCCCCTAATCGTTTAGCCACTCCCCATATAAAGTTGCTTTAATCAACGACATTGTTAATTATTAAATAATCTAAATGTTTAGTCACCATAGTTGATAAATTAACGTAATTAAGCTAATAGTTAATTTAAATAATTAATCAAAATTATTGTAATTTAATTTTAATGATTTATTAGATTACTTTAATATACCTATTATATTTGGCATATTTTAATGATTTACTTAAAATTTAAAATAACGCTTAGACCTATTAATCGTCTTTATTTTTCCATCTTCAAACGTAATAATCTCATTTATGTATCTTCTTTTATCCCACGATAAAAGGTTTATAGTTAATTGTTTATATAGTTATCCAATATATCCCTTATGTCACCAATTATATGGATATATTAGCTATTCTAAATTTAAAAAAGGGATTAATAAGGATATAAAATAAAATAAGCTAAATAAAAAACTAAATAAAAAACTAAATAAAAAACTAAATAAAAAACTAAATAAAAGTAGAATACTAAAAAGGAGAATAAGAAATAATTAAATAAATAATTAATTTAAATTATATCCCATTTCAAAAGCTTTTAAATTTACGTCTAAAAATCTTTCAGGAACGGTCTCCTTAATAGCTTTTACCCATTCATCTTTGGAAATAGGGCTATTTTTTGCAAGTAACCCGATTAAAACAGTATTTACTGTTTTTATATTACCTGATTCCTTTGCCAAATCCATAGCATTAACAAATTTTGTATTTATATTTTTTTCAGCCATTTTCTGCGTAATATCTTCGGGATAATCAACCGCTCCAATAATAACAGGCATTGGATTTATTTTTTGAGTATTAGATATCAATATGCCGTCTTCTTTTAAATAATCAACGTATCTAGCACCTTCAAGTAATTCGAAGGCTAAAACGATATCTGCGGAGCCTCTTTCTACTACAGGCGAATATATTTTATCGCCGAATTTAACATGTGCGACTACACTACCGCCTCTTTGTGACATTCCATGAACTTCAGATACTTTAACATCTTTTCCGATGTTTTGGGCTAACTTCCCAAGTACTTTAGAAGCTAATACGGCACCCTGACCCCCAACAGCAGCAATTAATATATTCATAATTCCACCTAAGTTTATTTTTTAAATTTTTTTATGTTATTCTTTATTTTTAAATTTTTTAAGTAGTTTAAGTAGTTTAATTTTTAATTTTTAAGTTTTAAGTTTTAATCCTTTTTTTCCATTAATTCAATTGCAGAACGTTTGCAAACATCTACGCATAAACCGCAACCTACACAAAGCGATTTATTAATTTCTGCTTTTTTAGTTTCATTATTAAATGAAATTGCAGGACAACCGATTCTTAAACAAAGTTTGCAACCGTTACATTTTTCAGAATTCACTTGTAAATCTTTATATTCAAATTTAATTCCTTTTATTAATATACAAGGTCTTTTTGTAATTATAAGCGATGGTTCTTCGGCATTTACTTCTGTTTTGATAACTTCTTCGAGTTTCTCTAAGTCGTAAGCATCAACTTCTACAACTCTTTTAATACCGATTGCCTTACCAAGTGCTACAAAATCAATTTGTGGGGCTATATCGCCTTTTAATGTCTTACCGGTTGATGGATTTTCTTGGTGACCCGTCATAGCAGTTATTGAATTGTCCAATACAATAACGGTGCTATTTCCTTTGTTATATACTATATCAATTAATCCGGTAACGCCAGAGTGCCAAAATGTAGAATCTCCGATAACTGCAACGGATTTTTTCGCGAATTCTTTGCCTTTTGCCATTTCAAAGCCGTGAGCCATCCCGATACTTGCACCCATACAAATTGTAGTGTCGATAGCACTTAAGGGAGGTACGCCGCCCAATGTATAACATCCGATATCGCCAGAAACGTTTAATTTAAGCTTTTTCAAAATATAGAATGGTCCCCTGTGGTGACAACCCGGGCATAATACCGGAGGTCTAACGGGTAAATCTTCTTGTACGTCGTAGGTAACCAAAGATTCAGAGTTTAACTCACCAGCTTCTTTTAAACAGTTTCTTATGATTTCAGGGCTTAATTCTCCAATTGTTGGGAAAATTTCTTTTCCAATAACGTTTAATCCCCAAGATTTTATTTCTTTTTCGAAAATAGGTTCTAACTCTTCAATAACATACACTTTATCGCAAGTATTAACGAATTCGGTTATTGCTTCCTTAGGTAATGGGTATACCATTCCTAATTTAAAAAATGAAGCGTTAGGACATACTTCCTTTGCATATTGGTATGATGCACCACTTGTTATGATACCTATGGCTTTATCATTGTATTCCACGTTTATAAGATTATTTTTAGGATTATTTGCGAATTCTTGAAGTTTATCAAGTCTTTCTTCGATAATAACTCTTCTTTTTCTTGCGTTTGCCGGTGCAGAAATGTATTTATCAGGGTTTTTATCATAAGGTCTTGAAATTATCTCTTCATCAGTTATCCGGTTTTCTAAGGACACAATACTTTGAGAATGGGATATTCTTGTAGTTAATCTTAAAATCACAGGAGTATCAAATTTTTCACTTATCTCAAAAGCCATTTTCGTATAATCCTTACATTCTTGGCTGTTTGAAGGTTCTAAAACAGGGCATTTTCCCGCCATTCCAAAGTATCTTGTGTCTTGCTCATTTTGAGAGCTGTGCATACTTGGGTCGTCAGCTACGGCAATTACAAGACCGCTGTTTACTCCAGTGTAGGTAACGGTCATAAATGGGTCGGCAGCTACGTTTAAACCAACGTGTTTCATTGAAACGATACTCCTTGAGCCGGCTATTGATGAACCTATGGCTACTTCTAATGCTACTTTCTCATTTGTTGACCATTCTGAATTTATTTCATCATATCGAGCAATATATTCGGTTATTTCAGTACTCGGGGTTCCAGGATAAGCTGTTGCAACAGTTGCGCCTGCTTCGTACGCACCACGAGCTACTGCAAAGTTTCCAAGCAATAATTCTTTTTTTGACATGGTATACCTCAATTTACATTATATGGCTTATATAAATTATAATAAACTTTATGAGTTATAATAAAATTCGATTTAATAACTTTACTAGTATATTATTCTAGCTTTAATTCTAGCTTTAATTGTAATCTAATTGTAATTATTAATAGTGATAGTATTTGCACATAATAATAATTTCAATTCATATATAAATATTAAGTAGAAGTATTTAAAAAAAACGCTGATTCGAAGTCTTCGTAAAATTGATAAAGTTACATACTTAGATTAATATATACAAATTAATAAATAATATATTAAGGGAAATTAAAATGCCACATAAAAGGATTAAA
This genomic window contains:
- a CDS encoding indolepyruvate oxidoreductase subunit beta, whose product is MNILIAAVGGQGAVLASKVLGKLAQNIGKDVKVSEVHGMSQRGGSVVAHVKFGDKIYSPVVERGSADIVLAFELLEGARYVDYLKEDGILISNTQKINPMPVIIGAVDYPEDITQKMAEKNINTKFVNAMDLAKESGNIKTVNTVLIGLLAKNSPISKDEWVKAIKETVPERFLDVNLKAFEMGYNLN
- a CDS encoding ZIP family metal transporter; its protein translation is MIDLISNEGIHVAIMAFFIMLFGGFLAYYTNFLKESENYELFAGGFLLGASIFIMIPEGYSKYSTLYVLLGITLVILFEKYFRKLGVHHQLHVINRLNNKNAENAENPGKELKNTKDTNVNGLGKFKNKVSDKIIEIIDYDINHNESIGRKGNKNYNNSVNKSYDEKELKSSKNDSKNYTIDNIGSNTCLDCEEINSKINKEDLALKTTVKLPEEIIQKNISSLEKIYENVDVRIKYIYPISFFIHAFIDGLVIALTFIGSLGMSLYLAILLHKLPAGFALFSPLKKYYGPYTLLIGSLVSLSTVLGTFAGLWILPELPVKPLISFSAGVFIATSMLLLINPKHANIKGFYYILLGIFAVGIAVLL
- a CDS encoding helix-turn-helix domain-containing protein encodes the protein MGSEVKAKIYVYLRMYGESTVDDIAEGTGIYPSTVRESIFEMFNEDHVFRKKMDREGLGKKPYVYSSIDPVDLVKEISVEIEGKLNDLALIDKKISDKKVKAVKPIVSINVK
- a CDS encoding DUF531 domain-containing protein, with the translated sequence MEEYNYEYDYKKYTKNNKNKSGNKEKNYKRCTMILYNSYDKSKWHEAHKRAIARAAPICTAFDWNLAIYDFPVDKIENLEGLESTNTEKDVIKLIETTIGGSGSYLRNLIDNNRFIVTNKYQAQFGTPIATTSKPDAKKLITPKQVLQELQKKPCGVFIGLGRHGLPKDVMKMGHYELDITEKGLSLETCTAIASIPSVLGTMAKYE
- the iorA gene encoding indolepyruvate ferredoxin oxidoreductase subunit alpha, yielding MSKKELLLGNFAVARGAYEAGATVATAYPGTPSTEITEYIARYDEINSEWSTNEKVALEVAIGSSIAGSRSIVSMKHVGLNVAADPFMTVTYTGVNSGLVIAVADDPSMHSSQNEQDTRYFGMAGKCPVLEPSNSQECKDYTKMAFEISEKFDTPVILRLTTRISHSQSIVSLENRITDEEIISRPYDKNPDKYISAPANARKRRVIIEERLDKLQEFANNPKNNLINVEYNDKAIGIITSGASYQYAKEVCPNASFFKLGMVYPLPKEAITEFVNTCDKVYVIEELEPIFEKEIKSWGLNVIGKEIFPTIGELSPEIIRNCLKEAGELNSESLVTYDVQEDLPVRPPVLCPGCHHRGPFYILKKLKLNVSGDIGCYTLGGVPPLSAIDTTICMGASIGMAHGFEMAKGKEFAKKSVAVIGDSTFWHSGVTGLIDIVYNKGNSTVIVLDNSITAMTGHQENPSTGKTLKGDIAPQIDFVALGKAIGIKRVVEVDAYDLEKLEEVIKTEVNAEEPSLIITKRPCILIKGIKFEYKDLQVNSEKCNGCKLCLRIGCPAISFNNETKKAEINKSLCVGCGLCVDVCKRSAIELMEKKD
- a CDS encoding 4Fe-4S dicluster domain-containing protein — translated: MSVEIIVDKEKCTGCEKCYYACPKGPRIWKKDKDGKFYAFDISDCHNCKICVGKCPVNAITINMKKDD